GAGGTTAGCTTTTGGAATTTGTTTGTTGCCTCAGTCTCAATTTTTCTGGCGATTATTGCTGGTCAATTTGAAGCAGGGTTATCACAACCTTATGAAGCCGTTAAACCTGTTTTAAATTTACATACTATCATTGGTTGGTCTTTAGCTGGATTTGTTGCTACGATCACGGCATGGCGGTTTGTGATTCGGATTCATCATTTTAAAAAAATCCCCCCTGCCTATTTAGGTGTTGCCACAGTATTAATTATTTTAGTCAGTTTTCAAGTCTATCTCGGTACTCGTTTAGTTTGGGTGTACGGACTACACATTGAACCTGTGGTACAGGCAGCCAAAGAGGGTATTTTACAGTGAACGAGGCGTTAATCAAACAATTAGGCT
This genomic window from Crocosphaera sp. UHCC 0190 contains:
- a CDS encoding DUF2231 domain-containing protein, with amino-acid sequence MFNLLLNSRNLPYPDPLHPIIVHFVIAMIFFSFFCDVVGYVTGNIKMFEVSFWNLFVASVSIFLAIIAGQFEAGLSQPYEAVKPVLNLHTIIGWSLAGFVATITAWRFVIRIHHFKKIPPAYLGVATVLIILVSFQVYLGTRLVWVYGLHIEPVVQAAKEGILQ